Proteins from one Oncorhynchus masou masou isolate Uvic2021 chromosome 12, UVic_Omas_1.1, whole genome shotgun sequence genomic window:
- the LOC135550838 gene encoding serine/arginine-rich splicing factor 7-like isoform X1 produces the protein MSYSSSRSSSRNTDCKVYVGDLGNGAAKGELERAFSYYGPLRSVWVARNPPGFAFVEYEDPRDAEDATKGMDGKVLCGARIRVELSTGMSRKSRHDRPSRRHFDPNDRCYQCGENGHYAYDCYRFSKRGGGRRSRSRSRSRSRGRRYRSRSRSNGRDRRSGSPARSKSRSPVRRSSRSPVRRSSRSPVRRSSRSPVRRSSRSPVRRAASRSRSRSRSRSVSRPRARSVSRSRSRSKSRSATTKRDSRSRSPSQRKSPTPDAD, from the exons ATGTCCTACTCGTCATCACGAAGCTCCTCGCGCAACACTGACTGCAAGGTCTATGTAGGTGACCTAGGCAATGGTGCTGCCAAGGGGGAGTTGGAACGGGCGTTCAGCTACTATGGACCTTTGCGCAGTGTCTGGGTGGCCAGGAACCCACCTGGTTTTGCCTTTGTCGAGTACGAAGATCCCAGAGATGCTGAGGATGCGACAAAGGGCATGGACGGCAA AGTGCTCTGTGGTGCCCGCATAAgagtggagttgtcaaccggtATGTCTCGCAAGTCACGCCACGACCGCCCCAGCCGCCGGCACTTCGACCCCAACGACCGCTGCTACCAATGTGGCGAGAATGGCCATTATGCATATGACTGCTATCGCTTTAGCAAGAGGGGTGGTGGCCGCCGCAGCAG GTCCCGCTCGCGGTCAAGGTCCAGGGGAAGGCGTTACCGCTCACGCAGCCGAAGCAACGGCCGCGACCG TAGATCTGGGTCCCCAGCACGTTCCAAGTCCAGAAGTCCAGTGCGCAGGTCGTCCAGAAGTCCAGTGCGCAGGTCGTCCAGAAGTCCAGTGCGCAGGTCGTCCAGAAGTCCAGTGCGCAGGTCGTCCAGAAGTCCAGTGCGCAGAGCAGCAAG CCGCTCCCGATCTCGCTCCCGCTCCCGGTCCGTGTCCCGCCCCAGGGCGCGCAGCGTCTCCAGATCTCGCTCCCGGTCCAAATCCCGCTCAGCCACCACCAAGAGGGACAG TCGATCCAGGTCTCCGAGCCAGAGGAAAAGCCCCACTCCTGATGCTGACTGA
- the LOC135550838 gene encoding serine/arginine-rich splicing factor 7-like isoform X2 yields MSYSSSRSSSRNTDCKVYVGDLGNGAAKGELERAFSYYGPLRSVWVARNPPGFAFVEYEDPRDAEDATKGMDGKVLCGARIRVELSTGMSRKSRHDRPSRRHFDPNDRCYQCGENGHYAYDCYRFSKRGGGRRSRSRSRSRSRGRRYRSRSRSNGRDRSGSPARSKSRSPVRRSSRSPVRRSSRSPVRRSSRSPVRRSSRSPVRRAASRSRSRSRSRSVSRPRARSVSRSRSRSKSRSATTKRDSRSRSPSQRKSPTPDAD; encoded by the exons ATGTCCTACTCGTCATCACGAAGCTCCTCGCGCAACACTGACTGCAAGGTCTATGTAGGTGACCTAGGCAATGGTGCTGCCAAGGGGGAGTTGGAACGGGCGTTCAGCTACTATGGACCTTTGCGCAGTGTCTGGGTGGCCAGGAACCCACCTGGTTTTGCCTTTGTCGAGTACGAAGATCCCAGAGATGCTGAGGATGCGACAAAGGGCATGGACGGCAA AGTGCTCTGTGGTGCCCGCATAAgagtggagttgtcaaccggtATGTCTCGCAAGTCACGCCACGACCGCCCCAGCCGCCGGCACTTCGACCCCAACGACCGCTGCTACCAATGTGGCGAGAATGGCCATTATGCATATGACTGCTATCGCTTTAGCAAGAGGGGTGGTGGCCGCCGCAGCAG GTCCCGCTCGCGGTCAAGGTCCAGGGGAAGGCGTTACCGCTCACGCAGCCGAAGCAACGGCCGCGACCG ATCTGGGTCCCCAGCACGTTCCAAGTCCAGAAGTCCAGTGCGCAGGTCGTCCAGAAGTCCAGTGCGCAGGTCGTCCAGAAGTCCAGTGCGCAGGTCGTCCAGAAGTCCAGTGCGCAGGTCGTCCAGAAGTCCAGTGCGCAGAGCAGCAAG CCGCTCCCGATCTCGCTCCCGCTCCCGGTCCGTGTCCCGCCCCAGGGCGCGCAGCGTCTCCAGATCTCGCTCCCGGTCCAAATCCCGCTCAGCCACCACCAAGAGGGACAG TCGATCCAGGTCTCCGAGCCAGAGGAAAAGCCCCACTCCTGATGCTGACTGA